From the Macaca nemestrina isolate mMacNem1 chromosome 7, mMacNem.hap1, whole genome shotgun sequence genome, the window ttgcactccatcttgggcaaaaagagtgaaactccatctcaaaaaaaaaaaaaaatttggcaaaggatttgaatagacatttctccaagaatatattcaaatggctaataagcacatgaaaagatgctgaacatcattaatcattagggaaatgcaaatctagcccacaatgaaatatcatttcatGCCTATTatcatacaaaacaaaacaaaaacaaacataacaagtgctggagaggatgtggagaaactggaactcttgtGCACTGGTGGTGGTAATATAAAATGCAGCccctatagaaaacagtatgtcagttcctcaaatttttatttattttattttttatttttaagagacagaatatCCCTCTGTCACCTACGCTGAAGTGCAGAGGGGTGactatagctcactgtaaccctcaAAATCCTGTGGTCACCCAAGCAATCTCCCTGCCTTGTTCTCCCAgagcactggggttacaggtgtgacctcctgtgcctggccccctaaaaaattaaacataataattaacatatgatccagcaatcccacttctgggtatatacccaaaagaattcaAAGCAAGGTCTCAAAGAGATACTTGCACATCTGtgttcacagtagcattattcacaatggccaaaggATGGAATCCACCCAGTGTCCattggtggatgaatggataaacaaaatgtggtatatttatacaatggaacattattcagcctcaaaaaggaaggaaattctgaaagATGCCTCAACATGGataaccttgaggacattatgccatgtgaaataagccagtgaCAAAagatacatactgtatgattctacttacatgaaGTACCTAAAGTAGTacaatctgtagagacagaaagtagcgTAGTTGTTCCTGGTGGCTGAGGGAAGGGGAAAATGGGGCGTTCATTTAATGGATATGGAGTTTCGGttttggaagatgaaaaagttctgtggacagatggtggtgatggttacacaacaaagtaaatgcatttaataccaccactgaaatgtatacttaaaaatgattaagattgtaaatatgtgtattttatcacaattaaaaataataataaaaaaagaaaatccattaaTGCTTCAGAATCTTCCCCAAACTTTTCTTGGCCGTGCTCTTTGcaagttgttattttaaaagcataaatatcTTTAATGTCTTGTAGTAAACCAGTATCAGTCCTTCCTTCACTGAGAATGAGATAGGTAGCTAGAACTGGGGATGGAGGAAAAGCTGCTTCAGGAGTAAAAGGGCAAAGAAAAAAGGAGATACTTTGGGCCACTAAAAGCAATTTCAGTCACATCACGATTTTGCCTTGCCTTGACTCTGCCCCACAAAGCCTAGAATCTAGTAgtatctttagtttttaaaaatcttaaatgatATCTTACCTTTGATATGCTTTATGGAATTCCTGACTACATTCCTGAGCCAGCAAGACATTTGTAGAAATTCATCAAGTCTTTACCACTGCTATTCCATTAGGGGTTAATATGGGTGAGTATTCACATAATAACCTTGGTATGGGGTTGGTACTTCTAAACATCAAATAAAGGcaaaccataaaggaaaaaaattgacaagAATATAAACAGTTTCAAGCTCTCTACAACAACATGTTAGAAAGGACATTAATAAGCAATCTGACagaacaggaaaatatttttaattctttggttCAGGGCTCAATATCAatataaaaaaagtaataaaatctgTGAGAAAGGCTAACACCTTAATAGAAGAATAGAAAACACTAaggcatttcacaaaagaaacTTAACCTGTAAACATTGAGAAAGTGTTCAACTCATTAGTAAtgtaagaaatgcaaattaaaatgaagaggttttttttaaccaaacaaattaataaatattttttaaaatcatgcttATTTCTTAGGGAATTGAATACTATCATAAACTGCTAGTGGGAGTAAAATTGGTTCAGTCTTTCCATAGGGCAATTTAGCACAATATATGTATCAGAAGCCATAGAATTTTTCACACCCTTTGAGCTAACAGtcataattttaagaatttattttcagGAAATAAGCATGAGTGAATATTGGAAGGATGATTATGTCAGTGCTGTGGAATAGTGTATCCAAGTGGAGATAATGTAGATGTCCAGCAATAGGGAATTATTTACATAGGTTATATCTGTACCTactagtgttttataattttattagtcttctcaaataattaatttttggCTTTGTTGATTTGTCTTTATTGTACAATTATTTTCTAGTTTGCTGATTTTGtgtttatctttgttattttcttttttctactttctttaatttgctattctttttctagcttcttgggATGAATGCTCAGACATTGCTTTTCAGCCTTTCTTCACTTCTAATATATGATTTAAGGATGTAAATTTCTCTCGAAGCAACAGTTTGGCTATATTTCTCAGGTTTTGAtatgttgaatttttattattgttcatttatttattaatttcccTTGATAGTTTTTCTGTGAATCATTTCATAAAGAAATGGGTTTACTGAGTCCCATTACTTCGACCTCTGCCGCCGCGGGTGCCGCAGCCACCTCtcgggaagagaggaagagggagaggagcccACGTCACCTGTCACCCAGTATCTCCAGTCGCGCGGTCCTGAAGAGTGTAAGATGTTCGCCTGCGCCAAGCTCGCCTGCACGCCCGCTCTGATCCGAGCTGGATCCAGAGTTGCATACAGACCAATTTCTGCATCAGTGTTATCTCGACCAGAGGCTAGGACTGGAGAGGGCTCTACGGTATTTAATGGGGCCCAGAATGGTGTGTCTCAGCTAATCCAAAGGGAGTTTCAGACCAGTGCAATCAGCAGAGACATTGATACTGCTGCCAAATTTATTGGTGCAGGTGCCGCAACAGTAGGAGTGGCTGGTTCTGGTGCTGGTATTGGAACAGTCTTTGGCAGCCTTATCATTGGTTATGCCAGAAACCCTTCGCTGAAGCAGCAGCTGTTCTCATATGCTATCCTGGGATTTGCCTTGTCTGAAGCTATGGGTCTCTTTTGTTTGATGGttgctttcttgattttgtttGCCATGTAACAAATTACTGCTTGACATGTTGGCATTCTTATTAATTACGGATGTAATTCTGTGTATCTTACTGTGACTCCGAAAACTGTAGTATTGGTGTCATGGAAATGTATGTTATTTCCAAAGTCATTTCATTAaagatgaaaactttaaaaaaaaaaaaaaaaaaagaaatgggtttACTTCCAAAAATTTGGCAGTTTTTAAGTTATCCTTCTgctctcaatttcttttttttttttttttttgagacggagtcttgctctgttgcccagactggaatgcagtggcatgatcttggctcactgcaacctccacctcccgggttcaagcaattctgctgcctcagcctccggagtagctgggtctacaggtgcacgctgccacgcctggctaattttttgtatttcggtagagacagtgtttcaccatgttgcccaggctggtcacgaactccttagctcaggcaatccacccacctcagcctcccaaagcactgggccaattacaggcttgagtcaccgcacccagccaatttcttcttttaaatatttaaattttatgtatgtatgtatgtatgtatgtatgtaagcTATTTCAGGACATCTGCTCTCAACTTCTAGCATAATTTCGCTGTGAACAGTGAACATACTCCATTATCtgtgtatattttttgaaatttgttgagacttgccATCCTGACTCCTCATTCCATCTGCTGCcagctgctcttaacatttttttctagggctgggtgcagtggctcacacctgtaatcccaacactttgggaggctgaggtgagtgaattccttgatcccaggagtttgaggctagcctaggctacatggtgaaaccccgtctctactaaaaatacagaaattagctgggcatggtggtgcatgcctgtagtcccagctactcagaaggctgaggtgggagaattgcttgagcctgagaggtggaagttgcagtgagtcgtgattgtgtcactgcaatgcagcctgggtgacagagcaagatgactttgtctggaaaaaaaagCTGTTTCACCCAAGATCACACCCTCTTGCAGGGCAGCCTGTATCTAGTGACTGACTGGTTGTTGCACAGGTTTAATAAAGGCCTATCCCCATTGTGCCAACTCAGAACTACCCTGAAGGAAAGGCATTCCGGTTTCACAGCACCTCATGGGGTTGACTGAGGGAGGCATTGCGTTCTTCTCAAATTGTGTATTTAATACAACTTAAACTTTCCTGAGTGATGAGTCATCAGTAGTCCAATAGTACAATGAATCCCTTATAGTCTACTAAGGTGTTATGGGATATTTGCCCATATACTAAACTACCTCAAGTCAAAATATTTGGAGGGCCTGTATCCTTCATTATAAGGTTATCAACCCTTactttttgttgtattttcaaaGCTTCTCTAGATCCCTGTATTTTCACAGCTTTCCTTCTGTAGCGAATACTCTTTGGAGGGTCTTCCTAGATTGTAAGAACCTTCTTTAATCCCCAGCCATTTTataacttgacttcctctctcacctcagccacAAGGGGCTGGACCGGGAGTGGCAACGCGGTCATTCCGTGTCCATTTCCTGTAACGTTTCCAGGGGAGGAAGCTTACTGTCTGTAGTTACACCTGTAAACTCGAAGCTCAGGAGCTATGCAGTGGGCATCTTTTAACAGCCACGTGGCCTGGAAAGCACGGGGAGCAGATATACACAAATGAGCAGAGACAAGAAACTGAGAGGGATGATGAGCCGTCTCAGCCCTGTTTCCAGTCCTGTCTGAAGCACTGTTCCTGTTTTTGGGCTTCATGAAGGGACCTATATCCTTATAATCTTCTTTGCCTGCCTTAACTTAACTCAAGCCAGTTTATGCTACTTAGGacaacattaattttcttttttttttttttttttttttgagacggagtctcacgctgttgcccaggctggagtgcagtggcgcgatctcggctcactgcaagctccgcctcccgggttcccgccattctcctgcctcagcctcctgagtagctgggactacaggcgcccgccaccgcgcccggctaatttttttttgtatttttagtagagacggggtttcactgtggtctcgatctcctgaccttgtgatccgcccgcctcggcctcccaaagtgctgggattacaggcttgagccaccgcgcccggccattaattttctttttttaagaaaaaatttctctctctcttttttttaaattatactttaagttctagggttcaTGTGCacaatgttcaggtttgttacacatgtgctatgttggtttgctgcacccattaactcgtcatttacattaggtatttctcctaatgctatctctccccctgCCTCCTACCCCACACCAGGCcccggggtgtgatgttccccaccctgagGACAATATTAATGTTCTAACTTTAAACTCAGATGAACTTGGAAACTGTATaacagataaaattataaaataaggcTAGAGGTAGAGTTTTTGAATGAAACAAGGGATTCTCTCCCAAGAAAAGCTTTAATGCATACAAGGACTTTATGCCTTCTCTTTTGACCACTCAGAGTCCATTTTTGCTTCTTAAACTTGTTTATCTATTTACTTATCTTAATTGACAAGtaaatactgtatatatttatggcttacaatatgatgttttgatatatgtatacactatgGAATAGCTAAATCAAGCtgtttaacatatgcattacctcacctttttttttgtgatgagaacacaaAATCTACTGTCAACAATTTTcagatatacaatatattgttattaaccaTGATCATCATGAAgtgcaatagatctcttgaacttattcttcctgtctaactgaaattttgtgttttttgaccAGTAGTTCCCCAGTGTTCCTGAccctcagcctctggtaatctCTATTTCACTCTCTGCTTCTGTAACTTCGACTTTTTTACaattcacatataagtgaaatcatgcagtatttatctttctgtgactagcttatttcacttaacataatgtcctccaggttcattcatgttgtcccAAATGACAAGACTTCCTCCTAAGGCTGAATAGTAGtattctattttgtgtgtgtgtgtgtgtgtgtgtgtgtctgtgtgtgtatagagTATATTTTCATTATCTATTCGTTACTGGACACTTAGGTTTGCTTTGAATAGTtgaattttagacattttaaagtcaacttaatttttttagtattttgggcttaaatatattttgatataggtCAAAAAatagggatatatatatatcatatatctcaAGAATGAATGCTAACTAACATTGAAGCTTGTAGATAGTATAAGGAAAATTAATTTGCCAATTGGACATTGTTGAGAATTATGTTATTGTTAACCTTTAACATTTATTGTAAAGTCTATGCAATACTTGTTCTTGCTTATGCATTGAAGTGCTCAGGTAGATACATTCAGCAGAATCCTTAAAACTTGCCCATAGCTTGGCACCTAGCACCTAGGATAATAGATAACaagaaaggccgggcacagtggctcatgcctgtattcccagcactttg encodes:
- the LOC139355427 gene encoding ATP synthase F(0) complex subunit C3, mitochondrial yields the protein MFACAKLACTPALIRAGSRVAYRPISASVLSRPEARTGEGSTVFNGAQNGVSQLIQREFQTSAISRDIDTAAKFIGAGAATVGVAGSGAGIGTVFGSLIIGYARNPSLKQQLFSYAILGFALSEAMGLFCLMVAFLILFAM